In Pedobacter sp. WC2423, the following are encoded in one genomic region:
- a CDS encoding succinate dehydrogenase/fumarate reductase iron-sulfur subunit — MKIHLKIWRQKDAKTKGKLVDYMLDEVDHHMSFLEMMDTLNEQLILKGEMPVEFDHDCREGICGTCGMMINGQAHGPVPGLTACQLHMREFKDGATIYVEPFRAAAFPVKRDLKVDRSAFDRIIQAGGFITVNTGQPVEANTLLITHETAESAFDSAACIGCGACVATCKNSSAALFTSAKISHLAKVPQGEKEAAKRVLKMVSRMDEEGFGHCSNTEACEVECPQGISVLNIARMNWEYTKANLLKD; from the coding sequence ATGAAGATACATCTTAAAATATGGCGTCAGAAAGATGCGAAAACTAAAGGGAAACTGGTAGATTATATGCTGGATGAGGTGGATCACCACATGTCTTTTCTGGAAATGATGGATACTTTAAATGAGCAGCTGATCCTTAAGGGAGAAATGCCTGTTGAATTTGATCATGATTGCCGGGAAGGGATCTGCGGGACTTGCGGGATGATGATTAATGGGCAGGCTCATGGGCCGGTTCCGGGTTTAACTGCATGCCAGCTGCATATGCGGGAGTTTAAAGATGGAGCTACGATTTATGTGGAGCCTTTCAGGGCAGCTGCTTTTCCGGTTAAGCGCGATCTTAAGGTTGACCGTTCAGCTTTTGACCGGATTATACAGGCGGGTGGATTTATTACGGTTAATACCGGACAACCTGTGGAGGCCAATACTTTATTGATTACGCACGAAACTGCGGAATCTGCTTTTGATTCGGCTGCTTGTATTGGCTGTGGTGCTTGTGTAGCTACTTGTAAAAATTCAAGTGCTGCTCTTTTTACTTCTGCCAAGATTTCTCATTTAGCCAAAGTCCCGCAAGGAGAAAAAGAAGCAGCTAAAAGAGTATTGAAAATGGTTTCCCGTATGGATGAGGAGGGTTTTGGGCATTGTAGCAATACAGAAGCTTGTGAGGTGGAATGTCCGCAGGGTATTTCCGTACTCAATATCGCAAGAATGAACTGGGAATATACTAAAGCGAATTTGCTGAAAGATTAA
- a CDS encoding fumarate reductase/succinate dehydrogenase flavoprotein subunit, which produces MELDAKIPAGPLETKWSQYKAQAKLVNPANRKKLPVIVVGTGLAGASAAASLAEQGYPVTSFCFQDSARRAHSVAAQGGVNAAKNYQNDGDSVYRMFYDTLKGGDFRAREANVYRLAECSLNLIDQAVAQGVPFAREYGGYLSNRSFGGVQVSRTFYARGQTGQQLLLGAYQALMRQVSLGKVTLYSRHEMLDLVVVEGKAKGIIARNLDTGLTERFAAEAVVIATGGFGKIYYLSTLAMGCNGSAIWRAHKRGALMACPSWTQIHPTSLPQSGDYQSKLTLMSESLRNDGRIWVPQLPDEQRAANDIPEQERDYYLERRYPSFGNLAPRDISSRAAKERIDAGFGVGAQRNAVYLDFSKAIREQGKDKIKEKYGNLFSMYKKITADDAYAAPMKISPAAHFSMGGLWVDYELMTTIPGLFAIGEANFADHGANRLGANSLLQACVDGYFILPYTLANYLSGELKKEKITTDHPEFDRVEKDVVTQLDGLCDIKGTKTADYFHKKLGKLLYDKCGLSRSAEGLTAAIEGIKILRTAFYKDLIVPGTADEINSELEKAGRVADYLEIAELMCHDALSREESCGAHFREEYQTADGEALRDDENYCYVSAWEWKGKDSLPVLHPEHLKFEFIKLSVRSYS; this is translated from the coding sequence ATGGAATTAGATGCTAAAATACCAGCCGGCCCATTAGAAACTAAATGGAGCCAGTATAAAGCGCAGGCTAAACTGGTCAATCCTGCAAACCGGAAAAAATTACCTGTTATTGTGGTTGGAACCGGGCTTGCGGGGGCATCTGCTGCTGCCTCGTTAGCTGAACAGGGTTATCCGGTCACTTCTTTCTGTTTCCAGGATTCTGCAAGAAGAGCACATTCAGTAGCTGCTCAGGGCGGCGTGAATGCAGCCAAGAACTATCAGAATGATGGAGACTCTGTTTACAGGATGTTTTATGATACGCTGAAAGGCGGGGATTTCCGGGCACGTGAAGCTAATGTATACCGTTTAGCGGAATGTTCTTTAAATCTGATCGATCAGGCAGTAGCACAAGGTGTACCTTTTGCGAGGGAATATGGCGGATACCTGAGTAACCGTTCTTTTGGCGGAGTGCAGGTGAGCCGTACCTTTTATGCGCGGGGACAAACCGGACAGCAATTGCTGCTGGGTGCTTATCAGGCATTGATGCGGCAGGTTTCTCTTGGGAAAGTTACTTTATACAGCAGACATGAAATGCTGGATCTGGTAGTTGTAGAAGGGAAAGCTAAAGGAATTATTGCAAGAAACCTGGACACCGGGTTAACAGAGCGTTTTGCTGCCGAAGCTGTAGTGATAGCCACAGGCGGGTTTGGTAAGATTTATTATTTATCCACGCTGGCTATGGGCTGTAACGGCTCGGCCATTTGGCGGGCACATAAAAGAGGAGCGCTGATGGCTTGTCCAAGCTGGACACAGATCCACCCGACGAGTTTACCTCAATCGGGAGATTACCAGTCGAAATTAACGCTGATGTCAGAATCATTGCGGAATGACGGAAGAATCTGGGTTCCTCAATTACCAGATGAACAAAGGGCTGCAAATGATATTCCTGAACAGGAAAGAGATTATTATCTGGAAAGACGTTATCCTTCGTTTGGTAATCTGGCACCAAGAGACATTTCTTCCAGAGCAGCTAAAGAAAGAATTGATGCTGGTTTTGGGGTCGGTGCACAGCGGAATGCAGTATATCTTGATTTTTCAAAAGCCATCAGAGAACAGGGAAAAGATAAGATTAAAGAGAAATACGGGAATCTGTTTTCTATGTATAAAAAGATAACTGCCGATGATGCGTATGCTGCACCAATGAAAATCTCTCCTGCTGCGCATTTTTCGATGGGTGGGTTATGGGTAGATTATGAGCTGATGACTACCATTCCTGGCTTATTTGCAATTGGAGAAGCTAATTTTGCTGACCATGGTGCAAACAGGCTGGGGGCAAATTCTTTGTTGCAAGCCTGTGTAGATGGCTATTTTATCCTTCCTTATACCCTGGCTAATTATTTATCTGGGGAGTTGAAGAAAGAAAAGATAACGACTGATCATCCTGAATTTGACCGGGTTGAAAAAGACGTTGTTACGCAGCTGGACGGGCTTTGCGACATCAAAGGCACAAAAACAGCAGATTACTTCCATAAGAAATTAGGGAAATTATTATATGATAAATGTGGTTTGTCACGGTCTGCTGAAGGGTTAACAGCAGCTATTGAAGGGATTAAAATATTAAGAACAGCGTTTTATAAAGACCTGATTGTTCCTGGAACAGCTGATGAAATTAACAGCGAACTGGAAAAAGCGGGCAGGGTGGCTGATTACCTGGAGATCGCTGAGCTGATGTGTCATGATGCATTAAGCAGAGAAGAATCATGCGGTGCACATTTCAGGGAAGAATATCAAACTGCGGATGGCGAAGCGTTAAGGGATGATGAAAATTATTGTTATGTGTCTGCATGGGAATGGAAGGGAAAAGATAGTCTCCCTGTATTACACCCTGAGCACTTAAAATTTGAGTTTATTAAATTATCAGTAAGAAGTTATAGTTAG
- a CDS encoding succinate dehydrogenase cytochrome b subunit, with translation MKTAFLKSTLSRKNLMALTGLFLCFFLVIHLLGNLQLLLPADQASARFNYYSNLLSGNILIKVISYVLYFSLIAHAVDALIITFKNKQTAAKYAYDNRKQASKWYSRNMGILGTILLIFLVIHFKDFWYVYKFGTVPFDRNGNKDLYIVVVHAFKSWWYVLLYVLSMFALGFHLLHGFKSAVRTLGLYHPGYAALVQTFGTVYSYAITIGFAVIPVYVHLTQFG, from the coding sequence ATGAAAACAGCCTTTTTAAAAAGCACTTTATCACGAAAAAACCTGATGGCCCTGACCGGGCTGTTCCTGTGTTTTTTCCTGGTCATCCATTTATTGGGAAATTTGCAGTTGTTGTTGCCGGCAGACCAGGCATCAGCGCGTTTTAATTACTACTCTAACCTTTTATCCGGAAATATATTGATCAAGGTGATTTCTTATGTACTGTATTTTTCGCTGATTGCACATGCGGTGGATGCTTTAATCATCACCTTTAAAAATAAACAAACGGCTGCCAAGTATGCATATGATAACCGGAAACAAGCCAGTAAATGGTATTCCAGAAATATGGGGATATTAGGTACAATACTCTTGATTTTCCTGGTGATCCACTTTAAAGATTTCTGGTATGTCTATAAATTCGGGACGGTACCCTTTGACCGGAACGGAAATAAGGATTTATATATAGTCGTTGTCCATGCCTTTAAATCATGGTGGTATGTATTGCTTTATGTACTCTCGATGTTTGCCTTAGGTTTTCATCTTTTACATGGCTTTAAAAGTGCCGTCAGAACATTGGGCTTATACCATCCGGGCTATGCTGCGCTCGTACAAACCTTTGGTACGGTTTACAGTTATGCAATTACTATCGGTTTTGCAGTCATACCGGTTTATGTTCACCTTACTCAATTCGGATGA
- a CDS encoding anion permease, protein MKSTATKAAAAPPKKEIQPIPLLITVLFGLAVWFIPAPEGVKPEAWHLLAIFLATIVGIILKAASMGTLCMMAIALVAMTGVLAPGNPGKSITLALRSFGDKVIWLIGISFFIARGFIKTGLGSRIAYIFIKLFGKSSLGLAYSLGAADLILAPAIPSNTARGGGIIYPIMKSMAMSLGSMPDQAETHRKVGAYLTLNSYYMNLIASAMFLTGTASNPMCQKFAADMGIHISWMSWFWAAIVPGLASVIIIPYLLYKIFPPELKKTTEAPAMAIAKLKEMGKITKNEWLMLLAFVILLVLWVTGDLFKIDATTTAFIGLSILLLTQVLTWEDVKAEKGAWDTIVWFATLVMMAGSLNELGFIPWFGHLIQTLLLGMSWTLAFPIIIVVYFLSHYLFASATAHVAAMYAALLAVGIAMGVPPLLLALMLGFTGSLFGTITHYAHGPAPVYFGSGYVDVKQWWIMGLIVGVALLAIWMGLGGLWWKVTGVY, encoded by the coding sequence ATGAAATCTACAGCTACTAAAGCGGCGGCGGCGCCTCCAAAAAAAGAAATTCAACCAATTCCATTACTGATTACCGTCTTATTCGGTCTCGCAGTCTGGTTTATTCCCGCTCCGGAAGGTGTGAAGCCAGAAGCCTGGCATTTACTGGCAATCTTTCTGGCTACCATTGTCGGGATTATCCTGAAGGCAGCAAGTATGGGTACACTTTGTATGATGGCTATCGCACTGGTTGCCATGACTGGTGTGCTTGCTCCTGGCAATCCTGGAAAATCAATTACACTGGCCTTAAGAAGTTTTGGCGATAAAGTGATCTGGCTGATCGGGATCAGTTTTTTTATCGCCCGTGGTTTTATCAAAACAGGTTTAGGGAGCAGGATCGCTTACATCTTTATCAAATTATTCGGTAAAAGTTCTCTGGGCCTGGCTTATAGTCTGGGGGCTGCCGATTTAATACTTGCTCCGGCTATTCCCAGTAACACAGCAAGGGGTGGAGGGATTATTTATCCGATTATGAAATCTATGGCGATGAGTCTGGGTTCTATGCCCGATCAGGCAGAAACGCACCGTAAAGTAGGGGCATACCTGACTTTGAACAGTTATTATATGAACCTGATTGCTTCGGCTATGTTCCTGACCGGAACGGCAAGTAACCCGATGTGTCAGAAATTTGCAGCAGATATGGGGATTCATATCAGCTGGATGTCTTGGTTCTGGGCTGCAATTGTTCCCGGACTGGCCTCTGTAATTATTATCCCTTATTTATTGTACAAGATTTTTCCTCCAGAATTGAAAAAAACAACAGAAGCACCTGCAATGGCCATAGCAAAGTTGAAAGAAATGGGTAAGATCACAAAAAATGAGTGGTTGATGCTGCTGGCATTCGTGATTTTACTAGTGCTTTGGGTAACCGGAGATTTGTTTAAAATCGATGCCACAACAACTGCATTTATCGGACTTTCGATCTTATTGCTTACCCAGGTATTAACCTGGGAAGATGTGAAAGCTGAAAAAGGAGCATGGGATACCATCGTCTGGTTTGCGACACTGGTAATGATGGCCGGATCATTAAACGAATTAGGCTTTATTCCCTGGTTTGGACATTTAATACAGACTTTACTTTTAGGGATGTCCTGGACATTGGCTTTCCCGATCATTATAGTCGTTTATTTTTTAAGTCACTACCTGTTTGCCAGTGCAACTGCACATGTGGCTGCGATGTATGCTGCTTTATTAGCGGTAGGTATCGCAATGGGCGTACCGCCACTATTACTGGCGCTGATGTTAGGTTTTACAGGTTCTTTGTTTGGTACCATTACACATTATGCGCATGGCCCTGCTCCGGTCTATTTTGGAAGTGGTTATGTGGACGTGAAACAGTGGTGGATTATGGGATTGATTGTCGGAGTTGCTTTATTAGCCATCTGGATGGGATTGGGCGGTTTATGGTGGAAAGTCACCGGAGTTTATTAA
- a CDS encoding porin: protein MMKIIFCDDDQHTLMHYLPGPLAMVNKFLFILVISFTGVFQVRAQEPVKSDSTAKGKIIMKGLFQARYLFSSHKNIDLNGLHHPDGKAVYNDFDIKRARLQFTSKISDRTDVVLLLNLADFKTDPKNKVLENAYITYRLDNFINLKMGQFRPAFGLEDMYPVDVIKSMDYSNQYTAFGNNGWQSFQIGASIYGATHGEIPVKYELSVVNGNNRNQLMDNDNGKHFSTRVELGLQKSLKIKLGLNGGLATVLGSSVYASGVDLSGVVPLGKKWSLEIETEFKQGNNHTYYYALDSAKRVGGIGNYQMRGMYFLPNLRYAINYHRLSSLEFSCRYENFNNDFKHAANNQRQTITPMISAEFLKAYSARIQFGVNIDRYKRNIPGTTQYNNEMFIVQVQSRL from the coding sequence ATGATGAAGATCATATTTTGTGATGATGACCAGCATACGCTGATGCATTATTTACCCGGACCTTTAGCCATGGTTAATAAATTCTTATTCATACTGGTAATTTCCTTTACCGGCGTTTTCCAGGTCCGGGCACAGGAGCCTGTGAAATCAGATTCTACAGCGAAAGGGAAGATTATAATGAAGGGGCTATTTCAAGCCCGTTATCTCTTTAGCAGTCATAAAAACATCGATTTAAATGGCCTGCATCATCCTGATGGTAAAGCGGTTTATAATGACTTTGATATTAAGCGGGCCAGGTTACAGTTTACTTCAAAAATATCGGATCGTACCGATGTCGTATTACTGCTTAACCTGGCAGATTTTAAAACTGATCCTAAAAATAAAGTTTTGGAAAATGCTTATATCACCTATCGGCTGGATAATTTTATAAACCTGAAGATGGGACAATTCAGGCCCGCTTTTGGATTAGAGGATATGTATCCTGTTGATGTCATTAAATCAATGGACTATTCCAATCAATATACAGCTTTCGGGAATAATGGCTGGCAGAGTTTCCAGATTGGTGCAAGTATTTATGGGGCAACGCATGGGGAGATTCCTGTCAAATATGAATTGTCTGTGGTCAACGGGAATAACAGGAATCAGCTGATGGATAATGATAATGGAAAACATTTTTCTACCCGGGTAGAATTAGGCCTGCAAAAGAGCCTGAAAATTAAATTAGGATTGAACGGCGGGCTGGCAACGGTTTTGGGAAGCAGCGTCTATGCTTCCGGAGTCGATTTATCCGGTGTAGTTCCGTTGGGTAAAAAGTGGTCGCTGGAAATAGAAACAGAATTTAAGCAGGGAAATAACCATACTTATTATTATGCGCTGGATTCTGCGAAACGTGTGGGGGGCATAGGCAATTACCAGATGCGTGGAATGTATTTTTTACCCAACCTGAGGTATGCGATTAATTATCACCGTTTAAGTTCATTGGAATTCTCTTGCCGGTACGAAAACTTCAATAACGATTTTAAGCACGCCGCTAATAATCAAAGACAAACCATAACACCAATGATTAGTGCAGAGTTCTTAAAAGCTTACAGTGCACGCATCCAGTTTGGAGTTAATATTGACCGTTATAAAAGAAATATTCCCGGAACCACACAATACAATAATGAAATGTTTATAGTACAGGTCCAGTCAAGGCTATAA